AAGCTTGAGAAGTTTTCACAACTTTTCCTTCTCTCATATAGTGATATACTTCAATTGGCTCTATTTCTTTTAAGTCTTCATAATCTTTGTTGCCTAATTGAACTCTTAACGGGATAAAAGAAGTATTTTTATGTTCAAAAAAGGATAACGGCAAGTCAGAGCCGCTGTCAGCTAAGATATGTACATGCATGTTTAACACCTTCTCTTTCTTTCTATAAGTATAAGTCTAACTGGAAAGAGTTGAATCGGCAATTCTTTAAATAAATAATTGAAAGGAACTTAAAAGGAACATTTATAGAGGGAGGTATTTTTTATGGTTATTGAAGAGGGAAAAAAGCTCGTCATTGTCCTTTTTGGAGCGTTTTTAAATGCCCTAGCCCTTAATTTATTTTTAATTCCGGCAAATGTATATGCGTCGGGATTTACAGGTGTCTCCCAACTTTTGTCAAATGTTCTGAGGGAGTTCACTCCTGTTTATATTTCAACCGGTATTATTCTTTTCATTTTAAATATTCCTGTTGCCATTTTAGGATGGAAAAAGGTTGGAAAATCGTTTACTTTATATAGCTTTCTCAGTGTTGCCGCAACAACGTTTTTTCTTGAAATGATTCCAATTCATGCTGTTTCAAATGATATTTTGTTAAATGCAGTATTTGGAGGGGTTATTGCTGCGATTGGAATAGGATTAACGTTAAAATGGGGTGCTTCGACAGGAGGATTAGATATTATTGCAATGGTTCTTTCTCGCATGAATGATAAGCCAGTCGGGACATACTTTTTCACTTTGAATGCTATAATTATATTAACAGCTGGATTACTATACGGTTGGGAAAAAGCATTATATACACTCGTTGCTTTATACGTTTCCACTCGAATCATTGATGCCATCCATACTAGGTATGAGAAATTAACCGCTATGATTATTACGAAAAAAGGGGAAGAACTAAAAAAAGCTATACAGGCAAAGCTTGTTCGGGGAATTACTACAGTGCCAGCAAAAGGGGCGTTTACAAACGAAGAGAAGGAAATGATGATTATCGTTATTACCCGTTATGAGCTTTATGATTTAGAAAAAATCATTAAAGAAGTGGATCCCCACGCGTTTACGAACATTGTGCAAACGACAGGCATTTTTGGTTTCTTTAGGAAAGATTAAAGAGGTGCATGTATGAAGCGGTTTTTCATTTTTTTCTTTATTTTATTGATTGGTGCTGCATGTGGTGTGGAAAAGACGAAAGAGAAGGAACATAGAGAAGGAAATCGCGAAAAAATAGTTATCACGGTTGATGCTAGAGAAAGTACTGATTTTGTTGATTTTGTTTTGATGGTAAAAAATGAAACCGAACAGGAAGTGGAATTTGAATTTCCTTCTAGTCAAAAGTATGAAATAGTTGTTACAAACGATAAAGAGGAAGAATTATATCGTTACTCCATTGGTAAAATGTTTACACAAGCCCTTCAATATGAAACAGTGCCGCCTTTCCATTACCTTGAATTTTCAGAAAGGTGGAATTATATGAAAGATGGTGAACGAATTCCACCAGGGACTTATACCGTTTCTGTAACGTGGCGTGGGCATGAAAAAGGAATTGAAACAACATTAACAGCAAAGGAAGAAATGGAAGTTCCAAAGCCTCATCCTTCCTTTCGACATGTAACCATTGTGGAAAAGGAAAAACAATTTACGATATCAGGTGAAGTCAAAACAGCTAGTCGACATATTCATTATGTTGTAGAAGATGGACATTTCGAACTTGTTAAAGGGAAGGTTTTTGTTACGAGCAGTCAAGAATGGACAAAATTCACGTTGAACATTTTAAAAGAAGACGTAATTTCGAAAAGGCCTCTCATGCTGCTTCTTTATAGTGAAGAAACGAACGTGCCGTACAGGATCCCAATAAAAACAAAATGAAAAAAACAAAAAATGGGATTGCGTCATTAGCCCACAACTTCTTTACCGCCATCTACTCTTTCAGAAAGATACAAAAGCAAGTGGAGAAAAACAACTCGTTTTTCTTCACTTGCTTCATTCTAGAGACTTATCGGACAGTCGCCTTACTTTATACGATCTAATGTTTGCTGAAGCTCAGAAAGCTGTTTTTGCTCCGCTAAGCTTGAGTTTGCATAGGCGGAGGAAAGAGCGTTTTCCGCTTTGGCGATTGCTTTTTCCTTATCCCCTTCAATTAATCTTGAAGCAACTTTTTCAGCGTATTGAACTAAATGACGGGCTTCTTGAAATAGTTGGTTTTTACCCATTAAAAACCACCACGAGTTATGTTTTCGATTTCCTCATTTTTTCGTTCTTCTGCCTCTGCATAGGTCATGCGGTAAGGGAACCTTTCATCATATTTAGTAATAGCATTTTTACCTTGTTGAATAAATCGCTTTGATTTATTGCTTTTACCCATGTTGATTCCCCCTTTATAAATGTGACGCATTTGCATCAATTATAGTATGTGTGGCAGAAGGAATAATATTGGTGGGAATCATTACATGATGAATTCGTTAAAGTGTTAAAACTTCTTGAAGAAAAAGAGCAACACCGTCTTCTTCGTTTGTTTTAGTTACATAGTTGGCGGCTGCTTTTACTTCTGGAATCGCGTTTCCCATCGCAACTCCTAAGCCGGCATATTGCAGCATTTCTAAATCATTGTCTTCATCACCAAATGCAATAATTCGTTCTTGTGGAATATTGTAATAAGATGCAATTTTTTGCAGCCCGACCGCTTTGTTAACACCATATATGTTGTTCTCTAGACATATACTCTCCCCAATTTTTTATTTTGTTTGCTATGATTATTGTATGTGGAAATGGAAAAATTCACAAATCATATTGATTATTAGTTTGTTTATTTTTTCCAAACTCTATTTAGGAATGTTACACTAAATAATGGAGCAAAATATTGAAAGGAGTTAGGACATGAAAGTGGTTGTTGATCATCTTTATATTAATGGTATACCGTTGCTTCATTTATACAAAGAAGGAAATGAACGCATAAAGCTTCCTTTTGTTATATTTGTTCATGGATTTACAAGTGCAAAAGAACATAACCTTCACTATGCTTATTTGTTGGCAAAAAAAGGATTTCGTGTTGCTCTTCCAGAGGCAAAATATCACGGGGAACGAGGATTTCTTTCCACCGAAAATGAATTAATGCTAAAATTTTGGGATATCGTGATTCAAATGATTCAAGACTTAAATGAAATAAAAGCATATTTCGAGAAAAAAGAATGGATTCTCAATCAGCAAATTGGTGTAGCTGGTACTTCTATGGGAGGAATGATAACATTAGGAGCTTTAACCCAATATTCTTGGATAAAGGCTGCTGTATGTTTAATGGGAAGCCCATATTATCAAGCATTTGCTCGCCAGCAAATCAAAATGTTAAAACAAGAAGGTGTAGAAATATCGTTAAGTGATGAAGAACTAAATGAACAGATCGATAAGTTATATGACTACGATTTATCCTTACATAAAGAAGCCTTAGCCAATCGTCCCATATTATTTTGGCATGGGAAGAAAGATACAGTTGTCCCATATGACCCTACCTATCAATTTTATGAGGACATTAAACCACTTTACCAACATAACCAAGACGATTTGCAATTTTTTTCGGATGAAAATGCCGGCCATAAAGTTTCCCGTCAAGGTGTATTATGGACCGTTGAATGGTTTGAAAAACATTTACAGCAGAATAATAGGAATGAAATCAAATCTTCGTTATAATATAACAAAACTGGGAAAAGGGGTGTAAGAAAATGGATGAAGCGTTAAAAGAAAATATTATGGGTGCTCTTGAGCAAGTCGTAGACCCTGAATTAGGGATTGATATTGTCAATTTAGGTTTAGTTTATGATATAGAGTTGGATGAAGAAGGGACATGTAAAGTAACGATGACATTAACCTCAATGGGCTGTCCGCTTGCTGGCACAATCGTTGACCAAGTGAAAACAGCTTTAGATGGAATTCCGGAAATCAAAAACGTAGATGTTAACATCGTTTGGAATCCGCCATGGTCAAAAGACCGTATGTCTCGTTATGCGAAAATTGCCTTGGGGATTCAATAAGGACATGAAATTGAAAAGCTTGTCGGTTGTGCGGCAAGCTTTTTTAAATAGGCTGTTTTCGTAAACTTTGTTGCTTTTCGACTGTCCATGAACCGAACAAAGCACGTGGTCAGAAAAATGTAATTTATCCGACCATCGCCTTTTGTTCGGTTCACGTCACACTACACGCGTGACATAGCAAGCGTGTCGCTTGCCTGGACAGTCGAAAAGCTATGGTAAAGCAACAATCTTTTAGAAAAGAGCCTTTAAATAGGTTCCTTTCACTATGGTAGAATTTCATTTAGTTAAAATATATTCTATTTGTAAAATTTCTAATATTCATGTTTATTCTGATTGTTTCACGGGTATTTAACAAATATGTATATTGGATGTTCAACAGCACTTTTGAAGTAAAACGTTTTTTTAGATTTTTATAATTATACAATTGATTTTATTTTTATACGGTATTATAATGATAACTAATTTAACAAACTAGTGAAGGTGATCGTTTTTGAAAGTAGGAATTATTGGTGCAACCGGATATGGTGGAATTGAACTATATCGGATTTTATCTAATCATCCGAATGTGACTAGATGCAACCTTTATACATCGTCTGATGAAGGAAAGCCATATGTATCTGTATATCCTCATTTACATGATTTATGTTCAGACCAGTTACATCCTTTAGAGCCAGAACGAGTGAAAGAAGAAAATGAAGTGATCTTTTTAGCGACGCCATCAGGTGTCTCAGCAAATCTTACACCGAAATTGATAGATGACCGTGTCAAAATTATCGATTTGTCTGGCGACTTACGACTAAAAGAGGCTGGACAATATGAAAAGTGGTATAAAAAAACACCAGCTGCTGAACATGTATTAAATGATGCGGTTTACGGTTTATCAGAAATCAACCGCTCCAAAATTAAAGAAGCGCAAATTATCGCAAACCCAGGCTGCTATCCGACAGCTACGCTGCTCGGACTTGCACCAATTGTACAAAATCAGCTCGTTAAACCGAAAACGATTATCGTTGATGCGAAATCAGGCGTTTCTGGAGCTGGTCGGAAGCCGTCAATTGGCACAAGTTTTGTTGAATTACAAGATAATTTGAAAATATATAAAGTTCATGAGCATCAGCATATACCTGAGATTGAACAGCAGCTGCATGAATGGGATAAAGAGGTTCAAGAAATTACATTTAGCACTCATCTCATCCCGATGACACGAGGAATTATGGCAACGATTTATGTCGAATTATTG
This is a stretch of genomic DNA from Bacillus alveayuensis. It encodes these proteins:
- a CDS encoding hypothetical protein (product_source=Hypo-rule applied; pfam=PF12690), whose protein sequence is MKRFFIFFFILLIGAACGVEKTKEKEHREGNREKIVITVDARESTDFVDFVLMVKNETEQEVEFEFPSSQKYEIVVTNDKEEELYRYSIGKMFTQALQYETVPPFHYLEFSERWNYMKDGERIPPGTYTVSVTWRGHEKGIETTLTAKEEMEVPKPHPSFRHVTIVEKEKQFTISGEVKTASRHIHYVVEDGHFELVKGKVFVTSSQEWTKFTLNILKEDVISKRPLMLLLYSEETNVPYRIPIKTK
- a CDS encoding fermentation-respiration switch protein FrsA (DUF1100 family) (product_source=COG1073; cath_funfam=3.40.50.1820; cog=COG1073; ko=KO:K06889; pfam=PF00326; superfamily=53474) yields the protein MKVVVDHLYINGIPLLHLYKEGNERIKLPFVIFVHGFTSAKEHNLHYAYLLAKKGFRVALPEAKYHGERGFLSTENELMLKFWDIVIQMIQDLNEIKAYFEKKEWILNQQIGVAGTSMGGMITLGALTQYSWIKAAVCLMGSPYYQAFARQQIKMLKQEGVEISLSDEELNEQIDKLYDYDLSLHKEALANRPILFWHGKKDTVVPYDPTYQFYEDIKPLYQHNQDDLQFFSDENAGHKVSRQGVLWTVEWFEKHLQQNNRNEIKSSL
- a CDS encoding hydroxymethylpyrimidine pyrophosphatase-like HAD family hydrolase (product_source=COG0561; cath_funfam=3.40.50.1000; cog=COG0561; pfam=PF08282; superfamily=56784): MGNAIPEVKAAANYVTKTNEEDGVALFLQEVLTL
- a CDS encoding hypothetical protein (product_source=Hypo-rule applied; cath_funfam=1.20.5.620; pfam=PF12758; superfamily=81573), producing the protein MGKNQLFQEARHLVQYAEKVASRLIEGDKEKAIAKAENALSSAYANSSLAEQKQLSELQQTLDRIK
- a CDS encoding hypothetical protein (product_source=Hypo-rule applied); translated protein: MGKSNKSKRFIQQGKNAITKYDERFPYRMTYAEAEERKNEEIENITRGGF
- a CDS encoding uncharacterized membrane-anchored protein YitT (DUF2179 family) (product_source=COG1284; cog=COG1284; pfam=PF02588,PF10035; superfamily=54913; transmembrane_helix_parts=Inside_1_8,TMhelix_9_28,Outside_29_51,TMhelix_52_74,Inside_75_80,TMhelix_81_103,Outside_104_107,TMhelix_108_130,Inside_131_149,TMhelix_150_172,Outside_173_280), translating into MVIEEGKKLVIVLFGAFLNALALNLFLIPANVYASGFTGVSQLLSNVLREFTPVYISTGIILFILNIPVAILGWKKVGKSFTLYSFLSVAATTFFLEMIPIHAVSNDILLNAVFGGVIAAIGIGLTLKWGASTGGLDIIAMVLSRMNDKPVGTYFFTLNAIIILTAGLLYGWEKALYTLVALYVSTRIIDAIHTRYEKLTAMIITKKGEELKKAIQAKLVRGITTVPAKGAFTNEEKEMMIIVITRYELYDLEKIIKEVDPHAFTNIVQTTGIFGFFRKD
- a CDS encoding N-acetyl-gamma-glutamyl-phosphate reductase (product_source=KO:K00145; cath_funfam=3.30.360.10,3.40.50.720; cog=COG0002; ko=KO:K00145; pfam=PF01118,PF02774; smart=SM00859; superfamily=51735,55347; tigrfam=TIGR01850), with product MKVGIIGATGYGGIELYRILSNHPNVTRCNLYTSSDEGKPYVSVYPHLHDLCSDQLHPLEPERVKEENEVIFLATPSGVSANLTPKLIDDRVKIIDLSGDLRLKEAGQYEKWYKKTPAAEHVLNDAVYGLSEINRSKIKEAQIIANPGCYPTATLLGLAPIVQNQLVKPKTIIVDAKSGVSGAGRKPSIGTSFVELQDNLKIYKVHEHQHIPEIEQQLHEWDKEVQEITFSTHLIPMTRGIMATIYVELLEDWENKRLLDLYKQFYKDKPFVRVRDEGVFPSTKDVYGSNYCDIGLKFDPRTNRLTIVSVIDNLMKGAAGQAVQNFNIMFGIEETTALRFIPVYP
- a CDS encoding metal-sulfur cluster biosynthetic enzyme (product_source=COG2151; cath_funfam=3.30.300.130; cog=COG2151; pfam=PF01883; superfamily=117916) is translated as MDEALKENIMGALEQVVDPELGIDIVNLGLVYDIELDEEGTCKVTMTLTSMGCPLAGTIVDQVKTALDGIPEIKNVDVNIVWNPPWSKDRMSRYAKIALGIQ